Genomic segment of Candidatus Thermoplasmatota archaeon:
GATGCTGCAACTTGCGTTCACACATTGTCTCATATGGTCGAGGCAGACCGGTCTCGGGCCGCGAACGAGATCGTTCGAGTCCTGAAACCCGGGGGTCATTTTTTCATAGAAGGGTTTGGCAAAGGCGACATCCGGTTCGGAGAGGGTGAGGAAGTGGAGGACTCATCCTTCCTTCGGGGGAATGGCATCATCACTCACTACTTCCAGGAAGGCGAGATACCTGCTCTATTCGAAGACTCTGAACTCGTGACGGAAGTGGGATCCTTGAGAAGAGTCTCTTTCGGTGCCACAGCAGGAAGGCGAGACATTCGCCGGGTCCTGATGCGAAAACCTGACAAGTGAATAGAAGAGATTGAAGTGAGGCGAGTGCGGCTGCCGGGATTTGAACCCGAGTTTTGAACTTGGCAAGCTCAAGTGATAACCAGGCTACACTACAGCCGCATCGTGTCAGGTCCAATACACAGCCGTAATTTATACCTTGTGCGGGGCGTGCCTTCTTCCCTTCTCACTGGACTGCCACCAAGAAAGAGCCTCTCCCACAAGGTAAAGAGAGCCGATCACGCACATCCCTGTGCCAACTATCTCCGCAATGCCGCGCTCAAAGGCCTCATTCGGCTCCTCGACCGTCTCACTCGGTCCTCCGAATTCCTCACTGACGATGCTCTGGAGTGCCCTCACGCTGAACGCCCTCTTGTACTTCACCTGGGTGCAGATTATCTTCGCTGCCGAGGGTGCGAGCGCTTTCACTATGCCTCGTACGTCCTTGTCGTCCATGCAGCCAAGCACATAAGTGAGCGGCATCGTCTTCAGATGCATCAACACACTGACGGTTGTCGCGACTCCATCTGGATTGTGACTGCCGTCGAGAACCACGAGCGGATCTCTCGAGACGATGTCCAATCTCCCGGACAACCTCGCGGAAAGGAGCCCCTTCTTGATATCATCGTCAGCCACGAATATACTCCTCTTCGCGAGTTCCTCCGCTATCGCGATGGCGCATGCGGCGTTCTCTGCTTGGTATGCTCCCAGCATATGCGTTCTCAGCCCGGTCAACCTTCGTCCTCCAGCATAGTCGAACTTCGTCCCGTTCAGAGACTGTCGAACGTTGTTGACATCGAAGTCCTTGCCTATCCTCTTGAGCGTCGCCCCTTTCCTCTTGCAGGCGCTCTCGATTACAGAAAGCGCCTCCTGGTTGCGCTCACATGTGACGACTCTGATGTCAGTCTTGATAATTCCTGCCTTTTCCCTAGCTATGTCCGGAATCGTGCTACCCAGGTAGTTGGTGTGCTCTAGACCGATCCGTGTTATCGCTGCCACCTCTGGGCCTATGACATTCGTCGCATCTAGGCGCCCGCCCATGCCCACCTCGGCAACGACAATGTCCACTTTCTTCTCGCTGAAATGCTTGAACGCCATGCCGGTTGTGAACTCGAAGAAGGTGAGCTGTTTCTCCTTGTCCTCACTGACCATCTCCTCCATCACTTGTTTTAGCTGCATGCCTATGCGAAGGACATCCTCCTCTGGGATTTCCTTTCCACCGACAATGATTCGCTCCCGGAAGTTCACGAGGTGGGGTGATGTGTAGAGCCCCACCCGGAAACCGTGTTTACTCAGTATCTCGGATGCAAACTCGCAAACAGACCCTTTGCCGTTCGTTCCCGTTACGTGAACCGACTTGAAATCCAGGTGAGGCTTGCCGATCTTGGACAGGAATTCCGTGACGTTCTCGAGTCCGAGCTTAATGCCGAATCTCTCGAGTCTGAACATCCAATCAGTGAATTCTCTGTAATCCATCACTGGGGACATTTGCTGTCGATTCTTAAGGGCTTTGGAGACCAACCCGTCAGTCGTTAATCTTGCGATATCCTTGCGGTCCACTCGCATAGTTCGAGCCGTTCTCTGCGTGAAATCCGCTCCATCGCTTTTAGTATCCCAGAGCTGTACTGAGCGGCCTTCTTCGGTCTGTCATGTGAATGAAGGCCCATCATCCTGGCAGCCTCCCTCAGAACAAGCTTCCTGCCAGAATAGTTCACCTTCTCCTCAAGAGGCGTCTGCTCAGCAAATGAGACGACCTCCTTCGAGGCAAATGGAAACCCAATCCTTTTCCTTCTGGCAATTGCGAGTGCTTCCAGCAGTCGCGCTTCCTGCTGCATCTTCTCGAGGTCTACGGCCATCATTGAGCGAGGATCCTCAACGTATGAGTATTTCGCATACCCTCCGAACAGTTCATCAGCCCCGTTGCCAGCCAGCACACACGCTTCATCACATCCTTCTAGCACGCACAAAATGGGAATTGAGTATGCTATTCTGACAGGATCGGCCGAGCCGAGCAAGCTCGACGCCCTGGCGACCCAACCTACAAGCTCCTTCTCCCTAAGACTGATCACAAGGTGATCTACGCCGTCCTCTGCCGCATACTCGGTCGCCTTGAGTGAATCGAAAGACCCCTCAATCGCACAGGTGTAGCACCTAACTTCGGTGAACTCCAGGGCAATGGCAACTATTATCGAACTGTCTACTCCCCCCGAGTATGCCACAGCGACGGCAGGCTCGCTACCAACTATGTTTCGAGTCGCTCCTTTCAGTCTGTTCAGAAGCCCGGTTGCGTCCATGGACGCATCAGTGACCATCTATCAACGACAAAAAGACATCGCAACGGACGGCAGGAGAAATCCAGTCGGTCTCTCAAATAACACTGCTCAAAGTCATCTGGAGACAGCCAGATGATTACCAAAGGCTTAAAAGCTGTAATTGGTATTTACCTGCAATCCTAGCTTTCGAACCCCCATGTGGAGGGCTCATTGATGGCTGAAGACGACCTGATGAAAGTCAAAGTTTGCTTTATCGGAGATGCCGGCGTAGGCAAAACGAGCCTAATCAAGAGATTCGTGCTTGACGTGTTCGACGATAGGTACATAGCCACCATCGGCACGAAGGTAACCAAGAAGATCGTGGACGTCGAGGGCCCCCAGGGCCAAGCCAAGGTAATGATGCTCGTCTGGGACATCATGGGTCAGAAGGGGTTCAGAGAGCTTCTGCGTGAGGCCTACTTCTTCGGTGCTCATGGTGCGATAGCCGTGTGCGACCTCACGAATAAAGAGAGTCTCGAGGAGCTTAGGTACTGGATAAAGGCATTGACAGATGTCGCCGGCGATGTCCCGATAGTCTTCGCGGGGAACAAGGCGGATTTGGAGAACGACCGGGTCATCAAGGAGCAGGATCTGGAGGAACTGGCTGCCAAGTACAAGGCAAAGGCTCTCCTGACCAGCGCCAAGACCGGTCAGAACGTCGAGAGCGTGTTCAAGGCCCTTGCGTTGGCCATGTCCGAGAAGATGAAGTCGCAGTAGTGCGCCAGACCGTTCCCAACGTTGATAACGAGCAGAGAATGCTTATAAGCCCAGCATCGGCTATTTATGCCTCTGCCAGAGGCGGAATTGAAGTGGCCTTCAAAGTGAGCAAGAACCTTATAGCTGAGAGTAGCACCCGGTATCGCAGAAGCATGAGGCTACTTGCCGGACTCTTCGTCCTTCTCCTGATGGCATCTCCGGCCATCCCCATGTTCTACGACGTTGCGCACGATGTTCAGGCTGCCTCTTTGGATTCATGGACCAAGGTGCTGCATCTACACGAGGGGGCCATATACACAACCGGGGACTATGATTGGCTGAACTCCACCGGGCCTTCAAATCCATCCAGCACGGACTATGACCGTGACGGTGTTCCTGGAATCTCGATAAAGAAGAACGTCCCGCCGCAAAGGTGGCACCACTGGGTAATGTGGCCGTCTGCGAATTCGGATATCGTCATAACTGGCGATATTGACGCCAGAATATGGGCCAAGGACAAGGACAACGAGTCAGGGTCTCGGATAAGGGCCATCTTCTGGGATATGGGCCCAGGAGAACTGGGCTCCCAGTCAATGTGGTCAGAGATAGGAAATGATACAGTCGACCTGCTCGGGGTCAACTACCCAGAGTACGATCTCAGCCACCTTACCGTGACAGTGGGTTCATACACGCTTGCTCAGGGTCACTCGCTCGTGCTTTCGATACAGAGGGGCGACTCCTACAACCAGTGGTTGTCCGTGATGTACGACACGAACGACCTCGACTCCACGGTCACTCTTAGGACGAATGATTTCGTCTCAGTGGACACTGCCTGGACCGAGGACGCGAACAACCTCTCCAGGAGCACGTTCTCTGACCAGGAGAGCGCTGTGGTCGTGGCCAATGTATCAGACCCATTCGGCGCATACGATATCACAAATGCGACAGCTGCCGTTTACTACCAGAGCAATGGGACGGCGGCTGTTCCATCCGAGGAGATGAGACTGGTGCGGACAGACCCGTCATCTGCGAAAGCTTGGAAACTATTCAATCACACCCTTCCTCTGCTCACTGCGGGGAACTACACTGTGAATGTCTCGGCCTCGGACCCTGGGGGCAGCCCCTCATGGCTCGCGCTGCCGTTGACGGTCGTCTCCGTCGACCACTTCAACGTGACCGCCCCAGCGGCGGTCGTCGCAGGCTCCCTATTCTCGATGACCATAACAGCGATGGACTCGTCTGACGCCATTGTCAGCGACTGGGTCGGCGCTGTCCAGTTGGAGGCCTTCAAAGCCGACATGACTACGCCCGGGAACGGTTCATTGGCAAACCAGTCCGTCTTCATCACGCCAGGTGATTCCGGGCAAATAGCAGTTGCAGACCAAAGCTATGGTTTCGGCGAGGAGACTATCAGGATCAAGGCTTCCGCGGGGACTCGCTACGGATGGAGCGGACTGATCTCCGTATCAAGCGGCCCTGTCGTGAATGTCACGCTCGTTCCATCAAGCACACAAACGATTGAATCGGGTTCCTCGCGGGGATTCACGGTAACTGGCAGAGACGCCAATGGTAACATCAACACTGCGTGGACGCCGTCATGGACTTCCACGACTGACCTCGGCTCAATCGTCGGGGCAGGATTGTCTGTCGTGTTCATCGCGGACAAGGTCGGGTCAGGCTGGATTAACTGCTCCAACGCTGTAACAGGTGCAAACAACTCGACGGGGATAATCGTCGTTGCCGGCCTTCTTACTCGAATCGAGGTATCGCCGTCCACGCTCGTCATCAATGAATCTGAGACTCAGGCAATGACGGCTGTCGGATATGACTCGAAAGGAAACATCGTGAGCATTGCAGACGCTCGGTGGTACACAAACGTGGGATCTATCTCAGGGGTCGGGCCATCGGCTGTATTCACTGCCGGGTTCATGCCTGAGGTGGGAGCCATTGAGTGCCGCAAGGACAACATCGTTGGGTCCATCCAAGTCGAGGTCAAGACTGGCAGATGGAGCCCGTCATTGAGCCCTATCCCCATGCAGATTAGGAACGAGGACAGCGGCAGCTGGGAGCTTAGCCTAAGCGGCATTTGGCATAACCAGAATGGAACCTCGTTGCTCTCCTGGTGGGTCGAAGATGTGAACACGAGACTATACTTCGTGTCCCACGACCCATTGTCTAACGCTGTCATGCAGTTCTACACTCAGCCGGATCAATCCGGCGATGACACATTCATTCTATGGGTTGTCAACCCGGACGGATATTGGGCTTATCAAGAAGTGACCGTCAGAATCATTCCAGTCAACGACAAGCCTGTATTCGTCAACAGCCCTCCCACGGAACTGTATGTCAAGTTCGACACGCCCTATACCTTCGACTACAGCTACTTCGTCTCCGATGTGGATAACGCCCAGACCGAACTCTCCCTGAGCGTTACACCGTCGTCCGTCCAGAGTGACATCTTCTTCGATGGAATGATAGCTACTTTCATCTTCCCAAAGGAGGACGGCAACTCACCCTACTTCAAGATCGTGACGCTGACGGTATCCGACATCTCGGGCGCAAGCTCCGAAATGAGGCTAGTCGTCCGGGTCACCAACGACAACCCACCCGACATGACTACTAGCCTCCCAGATGTGACCATAAACGAAGGCGCCATGGACTTCTTCGTTTTCGATTTGGACGACTACTTCTACGACATCGACAGCGCCTTCCTGATCTACACATCCGGCTTCCAGCACATCACGGTGGACATAGACCCGATGACGCACCATGTCAACCTGTCGGCGCCTGAGGAATGGTCCGGGATCACTCAGGGGATGTTCACTGCCACCGATCCAGTGGGTGCGCTCAAGACGGATACAATAACGGTGACGGTCCTGCCGGTCAACGATCAACCTCAGGTTAGGAGTCCCGGAACAATCCACGTCAAGTACGATGTCCCATACTTCCTCTACCTCAGCCCTTACGTGACTGATCCCGACGACACCCTTGATTCTCTCACGTTCGTCTTCAACAACAGTAACGTCACGCACACGTCGACATTTGCGGGCAACCATCGTCTGGAGCTGAACTTCTCTGGGCCTGCGTCCGCAGTGCCGTACATGGCATATGTAAAGATGATTGTGAGCGATCCACAGGGGGCCTCAGCGCCATGCGACTTTGAGGTTCTGGTCACGGACGATGAACCGCCTTCGGTCACTGTGCCCAACCCAGATCAAGTGTACTATTCGTTCCCCGAGGACACATACCTGAACAACACGATGCGGATGTACGACCTTTTTGCTGATCCTGATGACGCCTCCATGACCTTCCTGATATCAGGTGCGACGAATGTGCATTTCACGATATCCTCAGATGGCGTGGTCAACCTGACTGCCGAGGCGAACTGGTCCGGTATGGAGAAGATCGACATCACAGCTATCGATGACCGGGGTGGATGGGCGATGTTACAGGCCTATGTGATGGTGACGGAGGTCAACGACGCGCCGTTTATCAAGAAGATTCCGGATGTGATCTCATCTGGTGGCTCGAGGAACTTCCGCATCCCGATATATCAATTCATCTTCGATTCCGACACTCCCTATTCGAAACTGGTCGTGACGGCGACTCCCCAAGACTCCACTGTGTCTGTCGTAGGCGAATACCTCTACATCAGCCTGCCCTCGGATCAAGATGTGGTCACGATCCAGATTCAAGCGTCCGACGGGGACTTGCTCTCGAACACCATGACATTCAAGGCCGGTGTGGCAAAGGACATCGCCCAGAAGATAGGTTGGCCGTACTCCTTCCCGCTCGTGCTCCTCGCAGCAGCCGTCGGTGCCTACTTCGTGTCTATCCGCATCCCGAGGCCCTACGCACTCGATAACCTGTTCTTAATACACAACGACGGGAGGTTGGTCGCCCATGTGACCAGGGAAGAGAACATGACGCTGGACAAGGACATAGTGAGCGCCATGTTCACGGCTGTCCAGGAGTTCGTTCGCGACTCCTTCCAGAAGGGCGAGGTGGGCCTAAAGAAGCTCGAGATAGGCGAGAAGAGCGTCGTCATAGAGAAAGGGCAATCGACGTACCTCGCATTGATCTACGCGGGCTGGCCGCCTAAGGACACCTTCGACATGCTGTCAATGCTCCTCAGAGACATCGAGGAGCGCTACAAGGGAAGGCTCGAGAAGTGGAACGGGACGATGAAGACCGTGAAGGGCGTTGACAAGATGCTTCAGGAGTATATGGCCAACGCCTTCAAGCCCGGGACCTGGCATGAAGAGGAAGAGATTGCCGAGGCGGAGTGGGTCGACATACTCGACAAAGAAGCCTAGGCGTCTTCGTCTCTCGCCTTTCTCATAGCGTATTCGTAGAGAGTCTCCTTCTGTGGGCCGAGCGTCATCCCGTACTGCTGCTTCAGCTTCAGAGCGACGGATCTGCGCATGAATGCCATAGGCAGACAGCCGGCGTACAGTAGAGCGTCGTGGAAGAACTTCAACGAGGACTTCGGTCCCATGGTTCGCTCAACGTCCTCTCTTAGCTGCATCAATGCTAGCTTGCCGAGGAAGTATGCTGTGAAGTATGTTGGGGACATCGCGCACCCCCTTGCCTCCTTCCAAGAGGCACGAGCCTCCATGGCGCACTCCTGCTTCAGCATCTCTGTGGCCTCATCGAGCGTCATTTCCCCCTTCGCAAGCTTGATTTCGACAATCAAGCGAACGATCCTGAATATGAGGTCGTTATTGGTAGTGAATCTGCCAAGAGGATTGTCGTTGTATCCCAGCGAGATCATCATGTCCTCCGTGTACAGGCCCCAGCCTTCGCTGAAGTCCGGGGATGCTATGAGAATCCTTATCGGGGACGGATTCGTGTTGGCGCATATTGCCTGGATGTGATGGCCAGGATAGCCCTCGTGCACTGTTGTGTTCACGATGCTGGCGCGGCTGTGTTCGCGGAGCAGCTCAGGATTCGTTTCGTCTGGGGTGACCATGAACATGCCTGCGCGGCTTCCGTCGAACTTCCCAGGCTCGAACTGTGCGGCGAATGCGCACATCGGTCTCATGAACAAAGGCGTCTCCAGGACCAGGAGCTTCTCATTCTCTGGTATCGTGAGGATGTCAATCTTGATTACGAACTCTCTTGCAGCCTTCACGGATTCCCTGTACTCCTTCAGTACTCCCTCGAAGGTCTCTGCATGATCGGATTTCACTACATCCATCGCTTCTTCCGGGCTTCCAGAGGGGACGATCTGGGCGGCGATCCTAATCGCGTTCTTCTTTGCCAACCGCAGATAAGTCTCTCCGATCTCCAATGCCTGATCAGGCGTGAGTCCGTATCCCTTGGTTTCGAAGTAGCGGTGGTATTCGTCCGGTTGAATTGTGTATCTTGAATCCGAAGAAGGGATTACTTTCTCGGCGAGCCACTTGTTGTGTTCTTCAATGGCCTGTATCGAGACTATGATTGCCCTCTCCAACCGGTTCTTGGTGGTCGAGTCCGTCCCCTTCGCTTCTGCGAGCGTCTCTATTTTCCGAAGGAGTTCGGGGACCTCTCTTCCGGTCTCGAGCGCAGCCTCATTCC
This window contains:
- a CDS encoding class I SAM-dependent methyltransferase; translated protein: MMARAREAWQRLYSKHGLQYGGTGDIGPLEPHLKTGMVVLDAGCGDGKTTEMLSKMCDVVGCDFSKEALLSLRSQRDVEDTVDLVECNIRHLPFDHEKFDAATCVHTLSHMVEADRSRAANEIVRVLKPGGHFFIEGFGKGDIRFGEGEEVEDSSFLRGNGIITHYFQEGEIPALFEDSELVTEVGSLRRVSFGATAGRRDIRRVLMRKPDK
- a CDS encoding bifunctional folylpolyglutamate synthase/dihydrofolate synthase gives rise to the protein MDYREFTDWMFRLERFGIKLGLENVTEFLSKIGKPHLDFKSVHVTGTNGKGSVCEFASEILSKHGFRVGLYTSPHLVNFRERIIVGGKEIPEEDVLRIGMQLKQVMEEMVSEDKEKQLTFFEFTTGMAFKHFSEKKVDIVVAEVGMGGRLDATNVIGPEVAAITRIGLEHTNYLGSTIPDIAREKAGIIKTDIRVVTCERNQEALSVIESACKRKGATLKRIGKDFDVNNVRQSLNGTKFDYAGGRRLTGLRTHMLGAYQAENAACAIAIAEELAKRSIFVADDDIKKGLLSARLSGRLDIVSRDPLVVLDGSHNPDGVATTVSVLMHLKTMPLTYVLGCMDDKDVRGIVKALAPSAAKIICTQVKYKRAFSVRALQSIVSEEFGGPSETVEEPNEAFERGIAEIVGTGMCVIGSLYLVGEALSWWQSSEKGRRHAPHKV
- a CDS encoding asparagine synthase C-terminal domain-containing protein — encoded protein: MVTDASMDATGLLNRLKGATRNIVGSEPAVAVAYSGGVDSSIIVAIALEFTEVRCYTCAIEGSFDSLKATEYAAEDGVDHLVISLREKELVGWVARASSLLGSADPVRIAYSIPILCVLEGCDEACVLAGNGADELFGGYAKYSYVEDPRSMMAVDLEKMQQEARLLEALAIARRKRIGFPFASKEVVSFAEQTPLEEKVNYSGRKLVLREAARMMGLHSHDRPKKAAQYSSGILKAMERISRRERLELCEWTARISQD
- a CDS encoding GTP-binding protein, which translates into the protein MAEDDLMKVKVCFIGDAGVGKTSLIKRFVLDVFDDRYIATIGTKVTKKIVDVEGPQGQAKVMMLVWDIMGQKGFRELLREAYFFGAHGAIAVCDLTNKESLEELRYWIKALTDVAGDVPIVFAGNKADLENDRVIKEQDLEELAAKYKAKALLTSAKTGQNVESVFKALALAMSEKMKSQ
- a CDS encoding DUF885 domain-containing protein, whose protein sequence is MGKPFKELAKSLMEEYLSWDPSFATQVGWHSHDRVLRDPSSRAAEHIAERCRELLGELHHFPARSLSEEEGVDRDLAIYILRLKLFEIEELRLFERESFACSEVGYSLFFLFARDHPSFEERLESIIYRLEAIPDFLRGSRNALKSPYKLWNEAALETGREVPELLRKIETLAEAKGTDSTTKNRLERAIIVSIQAIEEHNKWLAEKVIPSSDSRYTIQPDEYHRYFETKGYGLTPDQALEIGETYLRLAKKNAIRIAAQIVPSGSPEEAMDVVKSDHAETFEGVLKEYRESVKAAREFVIKIDILTIPENEKLLVLETPLFMRPMCAFAAQFEPGKFDGSRAGMFMVTPDETNPELLREHSRASIVNTTVHEGYPGHHIQAICANTNPSPIRILIASPDFSEGWGLYTEDMMISLGYNDNPLGRFTTNNDLIFRIVRLIVEIKLAKGEMTLDEATEMLKQECAMEARASWKEARGCAMSPTYFTAYFLGKLALMQLREDVERTMGPKSSLKFFHDALLYAGCLPMAFMRRSVALKLKQQYGMTLGPQKETLYEYAMRKARDEDA